In Nitratireductor thuwali, a genomic segment contains:
- a CDS encoding GntR family transcriptional regulator produces MDDRPGDQDRDRQGADRTGGPGDARLFSAVTATDLVTQIARQITEAIVTGRLKPGARLTELQLSREFGTSRAPIREAARLLESQGLVVSSPRRGFFVRTLKAEDLRDIYELRIGLELHAASIAIDRIGPADIAGLQRQIEKMYTLADQGSFEQQIFEDFTFHRMLCQASGNRRLLKVYDELATEMRCGITLIGKLYDDPHRLAATHEPIVEALKEGSRDRLLAALRYHIAVAQDAVIQLFTGTGERGSGS; encoded by the coding sequence ATGGACGACAGACCCGGCGATCAAGACAGGGACCGGCAAGGTGCGGACCGAACCGGCGGCCCCGGCGACGCGCGGCTTTTCTCCGCTGTCACGGCCACCGATCTCGTCACCCAGATCGCGCGCCAGATAACCGAAGCCATCGTGACCGGCCGGCTCAAGCCCGGCGCCCGCCTGACGGAGCTGCAGCTGTCCCGCGAGTTCGGCACCAGCCGCGCTCCGATCCGCGAGGCCGCCCGCCTTCTGGAAAGCCAGGGCCTCGTCGTCTCCAGCCCGCGCCGCGGCTTTTTCGTGCGCACGCTCAAGGCCGAGGATCTGCGCGACATATACGAGCTGCGGATCGGCCTGGAGCTCCACGCCGCCTCCATCGCCATCGACCGCATTGGCCCCGCCGACATCGCCGGCCTGCAGCGCCAGATCGAGAAGATGTACACGCTCGCCGACCAGGGCTCCTTCGAGCAGCAGATCTTCGAGGACTTCACCTTCCACCGCATGCTCTGCCAGGCGAGCGGCAACAGAAGGCTGCTCAAGGTCTATGACGAGCTGGCCACCGAAATGCGCTGCGGCATCACGCTCATCGGCAAGCTCTACGACGACCCCCACCGCCTGGCCGCCACCCACGAGCCGATTGTGGAAGCATTGAAGGAAGGCAGCCGCGACCGGCTGCTGGCGGCGCTCAGATATCACATCGCCGTGGCGCAGGATGCGGTGATCCAGCTTTTCACCGGTACGGGGGAACGCGGCTCCGGCTCGTGA
- a CDS encoding GntR family transcriptional regulator, whose protein sequence is MALENFDPDAAGDGARRLSEKPGARSNRRSAIIFEQLQRDIMLGDLAPNETILELELAQRFACSQSTIREALLQLQEEGLVHRMPHRGTHVADCRGDDARELILVRHDIECRGVTRVMERYDLRLKRKLTAEIEAMQAAAGDGDEYLLSLHDRSFHLQLYEAADLPSIRPILRRCLIHNHRYKILNSEPNRALRETADRHLAIIEALDSGDTTRAVEALSHHITTIVDLGPHIVAKPGVPG, encoded by the coding sequence ATGGCGCTCGAAAATTTCGATCCCGACGCTGCCGGTGACGGCGCGAGGCGGCTTTCGGAGAAGCCGGGCGCCCGCTCCAACCGGCGCAGCGCAATCATCTTCGAGCAGTTGCAGCGCGACATCATGCTGGGCGACCTCGCCCCCAACGAAACCATCCTCGAGCTGGAGCTGGCCCAGCGCTTCGCCTGCAGCCAGAGCACCATCCGCGAGGCGCTCCTGCAATTGCAGGAAGAGGGTCTCGTCCACCGCATGCCCCACCGCGGTACCCATGTTGCCGACTGCCGGGGCGACGACGCGCGCGAACTGATCCTCGTGCGCCACGACATCGAATGCCGGGGCGTGACCCGTGTGATGGAGCGCTACGACCTGCGCCTGAAGCGCAAGCTGACGGCCGAGATCGAGGCGATGCAGGCGGCTGCCGGCGACGGCGACGAGTATCTTCTGTCGCTCCACGACCGCAGCTTCCACCTCCAGCTTTACGAAGCTGCGGACCTGCCTTCGATCCGGCCCATCCTGCGGCGCTGCCTCATCCACAACCACCGCTACAAGATCCTCAATTCCGAGCCCAATCGCGCCTTGCGCGAGACGGCCGACCGGCACCTCGCCATCATCGAGGCGCTCGACAGCGGCGATACGACCAGGGCCGTGGAGGCGCTGTCCCACCACATCACGACCATCGTCGACCTTGGACCGCATATCGTGGCCAAGCCCGGAGTGCCCGGCTGA
- a CDS encoding ABC transporter ATP-binding protein has product MASVTLEKIVKDYGKFRAVHGVDLNIRDGEFVALVGPSGCGKSTLLRMVAGLEEISGGRMLIGDRLVNEVEPRGRDVAMVFQDYALYPHMSIAENIGFGLRMRGVAKGEIERLVAEAASILQIEDLLSRKPGQLSGGQRQRVAMGRAIVRRPKVFLFDEPLSNLDAKLRVDMRTQIKRLHQMLATTTIYVTHDQVEAMTLADRVVILKDGRIMQAGAPNEVYARPNSRFVGEFIGSPQMNMLAARVDRAGRSPAIRYGAFNVPLSDVEAADGAEVVLGFRPEHLQVCAPERASFAAVVDVFEPLGSDTLAVCMLEGAEITARLDPELPLEKGGTLHFSVDPARIHLFDAQNGARLAFQA; this is encoded by the coding sequence ATGGCGAGCGTCACGCTGGAAAAGATCGTCAAGGACTACGGCAAGTTTCGCGCCGTCCACGGGGTGGACCTTAATATCCGCGACGGCGAGTTCGTCGCCCTTGTCGGCCCGTCCGGCTGCGGCAAGAGCACGCTGTTACGCATGGTGGCGGGCTTGGAGGAGATCTCGGGCGGGCGCATGCTGATCGGCGACAGGCTGGTCAACGAGGTGGAGCCGCGCGGCCGCGACGTGGCCATGGTGTTTCAGGATTATGCGCTCTACCCGCATATGTCGATTGCCGAGAATATCGGCTTCGGCCTGAGGATGCGCGGCGTGGCGAAGGGCGAGATCGAGCGCCTGGTGGCCGAGGCGGCGTCGATCCTCCAGATCGAGGACCTTTTAAGCCGCAAGCCGGGACAGCTTTCGGGCGGCCAGCGCCAGCGGGTGGCGATGGGACGCGCCATCGTGCGCCGGCCCAAGGTTTTCCTGTTCGACGAACCGCTTTCCAACCTCGATGCCAAACTGCGCGTCGACATGCGCACCCAGATCAAGCGCCTGCACCAGATGCTGGCCACCACCACCATCTATGTGACCCACGACCAGGTGGAAGCGATGACGCTGGCCGACCGGGTCGTGATCCTGAAGGACGGCCGCATCATGCAGGCGGGCGCGCCGAACGAGGTCTATGCCAGGCCCAACAGCCGGTTCGTCGGCGAGTTCATCGGCTCGCCGCAGATGAACATGCTTGCCGCCCGCGTCGACCGCGCCGGACGGAGCCCCGCCATCCGCTACGGTGCGTTCAACGTGCCGCTCAGCGACGTCGAGGCCGCGGACGGAGCCGAGGTGGTGCTGGGTTTCAGGCCGGAGCATCTGCAGGTCTGCGCACCCGAACGGGCAAGCTTTGCCGCGGTGGTGGACGTGTTCGAGCCGCTCGGCTCCGATACGCTTGCCGTGTGCATGCTGGAGGGAGCCGAGATCACCGCGCGGCTGGATCCCGAGCTGCCGCTGGAAAAGGGCGGGACGCTGCATTTTTCCGTGGACCCGGCGCGGATACATCTTTTCGATGCGCAGAATGGTGCGAGGCTGGCTTTTCAGGCTTGA
- a CDS encoding LLM class flavin-dependent oxidoreductase, translated as MIPFSVLDLAPVPEGASVADALANTLDLAGKAEAAGYTRYWLAEHHNMPGIASAATAVLIGQVAAVTRRIRVGAGGVMLPNHAPLVIAEQFGTLATLYPGRIDLGLGRAPGTDMPTTRALRRSLENGDGFPQDVMELMAYLGDGEPGQKVRAIPGIGTYVPVWILGSSLYGAQLAAHLGLPYAFASHFAPAALEQAVAVYRETFRPSAQLDKPHFMMALNVFAADTDEEGLFLKTSMQQAFANLRTGKPGPLPRPVHDIDAHLDPAVRAMVDQALACTAAGAPETVRKALQGFVERHRPDELILTGQIHDHAARVKSFTLAAEIMQDLRLAA; from the coding sequence ATGATCCCGTTCTCCGTCCTCGACCTTGCCCCCGTTCCCGAAGGCGCTTCGGTTGCCGACGCGCTCGCCAACACGCTGGATCTAGCAGGCAAGGCGGAAGCTGCCGGCTACACGCGCTACTGGCTGGCTGAGCATCACAACATGCCGGGTATCGCCAGCGCGGCCACCGCCGTGCTGATCGGGCAGGTGGCGGCCGTGACCAGGCGCATCCGTGTCGGCGCGGGCGGGGTGATGCTGCCCAATCACGCACCGCTCGTCATCGCCGAGCAGTTCGGCACGCTCGCCACACTCTATCCCGGGCGCATCGATCTCGGCCTTGGCCGCGCGCCGGGAACGGACATGCCGACGACGCGGGCGCTTCGGCGCAGCCTGGAAAATGGCGATGGCTTCCCGCAGGACGTGATGGAGCTGATGGCGTATCTGGGCGACGGCGAGCCCGGCCAGAAGGTGCGCGCCATTCCCGGCATCGGCACCTATGTCCCGGTATGGATTCTGGGGTCCAGCCTCTACGGCGCGCAGCTTGCCGCGCATCTGGGCCTGCCCTACGCCTTCGCCTCGCATTTCGCGCCGGCCGCGCTCGAACAGGCGGTCGCCGTCTACCGCGAAACCTTCCGGCCCTCGGCGCAGCTCGACAAGCCCCATTTCATGATGGCGCTAAACGTCTTCGCCGCCGACACCGACGAGGAAGGCCTTTTCCTGAAGACCTCCATGCAGCAGGCCTTCGCCAATCTACGCACCGGCAAGCCGGGGCCCTTGCCCCGCCCGGTGCACGACATTGACGCCCATCTGGACCCGGCGGTCCGCGCCATGGTCGACCAGGCGCTCGCCTGCACCGCCGCCGGCGCGCCGGAAACGGTGCGGAAGGCCCTGCAGGGTTTCGTCGAGCGCCACCGGCCCGACGAGCTGATCCTCACCGGCCAGATCCACGATCATGCGGCCCGGGTGAAATCCTTCACGCTTGCCGCCGAAATAATGCAGGATCTGCGCCTGGCCGCATAG
- a CDS encoding class II aldolase/adducin family protein — translation MTAHSRLADTQKRSGNDNEIQPRERIELTAAYRLIAHYHLDDSIFTHISSRAPREEGEHAFLINPFGLRFDEVTASSLVTVDINGDILRDDHGAGINKAGFTIHSAVHAARPDVHCVLHTHTVAGVAISSMEEGILPLNQWSLQFHKRVAFHDYEGIALDLGERERLVADLGDRNVMILRNHGLLTCGRTVGEAFALMFNMERACRAQLAIMSSGGTPRLIDEALAEKTARQYEGWDKHQTGNKPDPQWDAFQRLAIKHYPDLVD, via the coding sequence ATGACCGCGCACAGCCGACTTGCGGATACGCAGAAGCGCTCCGGCAACGATAACGAGATCCAGCCGCGCGAGCGCATCGAGCTTACGGCCGCCTATAGGCTGATCGCGCATTATCACCTTGACGACAGCATATTCACCCACATCTCCAGCCGCGCGCCGCGCGAGGAAGGCGAGCATGCCTTCCTCATCAACCCGTTCGGCCTGCGCTTCGACGAGGTGACGGCATCGAGCCTGGTGACCGTCGACATCAACGGCGACATCCTGCGCGACGACCATGGCGCGGGCATCAACAAGGCCGGCTTCACCATTCACAGCGCCGTCCACGCCGCGCGGCCGGATGTGCACTGTGTGCTGCACACGCATACGGTGGCCGGCGTCGCCATCTCCTCGATGGAGGAAGGAATCTTGCCGCTGAATCAGTGGTCGCTGCAGTTCCACAAACGTGTCGCCTTCCACGACTATGAAGGCATCGCGCTGGACCTCGGCGAACGCGAGCGCCTGGTGGCCGATCTCGGCGACCGCAATGTGATGATCCTGCGCAATCACGGGCTGCTCACCTGCGGACGCACGGTGGGCGAGGCCTTCGCGCTGATGTTCAACATGGAGCGCGCCTGCCGGGCGCAGCTTGCCATCATGTCGTCCGGCGGCACGCCGCGACTGATCGACGAGGCCCTGGCGGAAAAGACCGCCCGCCAATACGAGGGCTGGGACAAGCACCAGACCGGCAACAAGCCGGACCCGCAGTGGGACGCTTTCCAGCGCCTCGCCATCAAGCACTATCCGGACCTCGTGGATTGA